The following are encoded together in the Glycine max cultivar Williams 82 chromosome 8, Glycine_max_v4.0, whole genome shotgun sequence genome:
- the LOC100790996 gene encoding vacuolar iron transporter homolog 4 produces MANLGGRTNNGISTNHVEIPIHISNGVELKPIQEVALAESSSIIDYSQRAQWLRAAVLGANDGLVSVASLMMGVGAVKKDISAMLLAGFAGLVAGACSMAIGEFVSVYTQYDIEMTQIKREREANNNRGVNEETQREKLPNPFQAALASALAFSVGALVPLIAAVFIRNHKIRMGVVAAAVSLALLVFGGVGAVLGKTPVTRSCLRVLVGGWMAMAITFGLTKLIGSADL; encoded by the coding sequence ATGGCCAACCTTGGAGGTAGAACTAATaatggaatttcaacaaaccaTGTTGAGATCCCTATCCATATTTCAAATGGTGTAGAGCTAAAACCAATCCAAGAGGTTGCACTTGCAGAGAGTAGTAGCATTATTGACTACTCTCAAAGGGCCCAGTGGCTTCGAGCTGCAGTGTTAGGAGCTAATGATGGGTTGGTTTCTGTTGCTTCACTGATGATGGGTGTTGGAGCTGTTAAGAAAGACATCAGTGCCATGCTTCTTGCTGGTTTTGCAGGATTAGTTGCTGGGGCTTGTAGCATGGCAATTGGAGAGTTTGTCTCTGTGTACACTCAGTATGACATAGAGATGACTCAGATTAAAAGAGAGAGGGAAGCAAATAACAATAGAGGAGTTAATGAAGAAACTCAAAGGGAGAAGCTTCCAAATCCATTTCAGGCTGCACTAGCATCAGCACTGGCATTTTCTGTTGGTGCTTTGGTGCCACTGATAGCTGCTGTGTTTATAAGGAATCACAAGATTAGAATGGGAGTTGTTGCTGCTGCGGTTAGCTTGGCATTGTTGGTGTTTGGAGGAGTAGGAGCAGTTCTTGGAAAAACTCCGGTGACGAGGTCTTGTCTTAGGGTTCTGGTTGGAGGTTGGATGGCTATGGCCATAACATTTGGCCTCACCAAATTGATTGGCTCTGCTGATCTTTGA